A single Tachypleus tridentatus isolate NWPU-2018 chromosome 9, ASM421037v1, whole genome shotgun sequence DNA region contains:
- the LOC143225516 gene encoding uncharacterized protein LOC143225516: MLQMVNVGMLLLLLSVVQNSRARGGTFRSLAFVTENPVPNVTQIDMARDYGGGGGGYGSAPWYEERSDLEEILPFLLILLAPLALGALLLPIGAALLTSFLTLFAGTTGILAGRRRREVSEAMKSNRLTSDKIQELLDKVDTAVNNYRKSS; the protein is encoded by the coding sequence ATGCTTCAAATGGTTAACGTAGGGATGTTACTACTGTTGCTTTCAGTTGTTCAGAATTCCCGCGCTCGTGGCGGTACATTTCGTTCACTCGCGTTTGTTACTGAAAATCCAGTCCCGAATGTTACCCAGATAGACATGGCTAGAGACTATGGTGGTGGAGGTGGTGGCTACGGCTCAGCTCCATGGTATGAAGAGCGATCCGATTTAGAAGAAATCCTTCCTTTTCTCCTTATTCTGCTGGCTCCTTTAGCTCTCGGTGCTCTCCTTCTGCCAATCGGGGCCGCTCTGTTAACCAGTTTTCTTACACTATTTGCTGGAACTACAGGAATTTTAGCAGGAAGGAGAAGGAGAGAAGTATCGGAAGCAATGAAGAGCAATCGTCTGACGTCAGACAAGATCCAAGAGCTACTGGATAAGGTAGACACAGCCGTGAACAACTACAGGAAATCAAGTTGA
- the LOC143225515 gene encoding uncharacterized protein LOC143225515 — MLTLGNTSLKIVLLLVQVLLGSCALIPTLSKLQNNDVLMDPSILPKTYDVIHSSPPVAARQLTPNDVRNILRLINTLILSPLSVLTAIHALQKPLYQLSPEYYSVLPLFAYAKGKDEENTKDLEDLVGDDENFDINEYFRANPLPYANNLIAPHFPRFPHAVVNNHIRRQLRSTDDGAFLLEDVIKVVGFLRQLARENISNELSVSEKQSNSVI; from the coding sequence ATGTTGACGTTAGGAAACACCTCCctgaaaattgttttgttattagtcCAAGTTCTACTGGGATCATGTGCTTTAATTCCTACTTtatcaaaactacaaaataatgaCGTCTTGATGGACCCATCAATATTACCCAAGACATATGACGTTATTCACAGCTCACCTCCTGTCGCAGCTCGTCAATTGACACCAAATGATGTACGAAATATTCTACGCTTAATAAACACTTTGATATTGTCTCCTCTGTCAGTATTGACTGCTATTCATGCACTTCAAAAGCCACTGTATCAACTTTCCCCGGAATATTATTCAGTCTTGCCACTGTTCGCTTACGCCAAGGGAAAAGATGAAGAAAACACAAAAGATCTTGAAGATCTGGTTGGTGATGATGAAAATTTTGACATCAATGAGTATTTTCGTGCTAACCCTCTGCCTTATGCTAATAATCTTATAGCACCACATTTTCCTCGTTTTCCTCACGCAGTCGTCAATAACCACATCAGGAGACAATTACGGTCTACAGATGACGGGGCTTTCTTATTAGAAGACGTTATCAAGGTTGTGGGATTTTTGCGACAGTTAGCTCGAGAGAATATTAGCAACGAACTTAGTGTCTCTGAGAAGCAGAGTAACTCAGTTATATGA